The following proteins are encoded in a genomic region of Lactiplantibacillus plantarum:
- a CDS encoding FAD-dependent oxidoreductase: MTNRTIDTDVLIAGTGGTGLAAAYAAVTHGLKVTVIEKQSQIGGNTKISSGFFAINSREQREAGMHLTTQEAITQLADYNHYLSNGTLLARIVNRSADTLAWLEKMGMEIKLNPTANTTQFAHRNNDYRGGSYHMYQHKDESYQRIQQTLTTAGVNFHFNTTFTDLVITNGAVTGATAMTASGDQLTITAHAVVVATGGYGGDREKVARTMHTTHLRTLGVPNNGEGLAAMVKAGGTDIDSHALIHAAQLAKSQVTQKTSQQHLAGFSGNPLTQLLLTPQLWVNMQGQRFTNEDVVYDTVEWANAAWSQGGQYLFIVDQATLNTFTTNRNREEVSQAGPGAATGSGDFTALAEDAVTGKTAFKGNSLTELATNAGMDPSTLSQTVATYNQAVASKNDSEFSKRLQSLDYSISDGPFYAFICQAAYLGTVGGVRVNRNLAVLDDDFKPIPGLYTGGANAGGYYEGHSYPAFEGLASGFTWTSGRIAGTSAAAYVKAKFATVN, from the coding sequence ATGACTAATCGAACAATTGATACTGATGTCCTCATTGCAGGCACAGGTGGTACAGGACTAGCCGCTGCATACGCAGCCGTGACCCATGGACTTAAAGTCACCGTTATTGAAAAGCAATCACAAATTGGCGGTAACACAAAAATCTCAAGTGGATTTTTCGCCATTAATAGCCGTGAACAACGGGAAGCCGGTATGCACCTAACAACTCAGGAGGCCATTACACAATTAGCCGACTACAATCACTATTTGTCCAATGGTACCCTACTTGCGCGGATCGTTAACCGCTCGGCAGATACCTTAGCCTGGTTGGAAAAAATGGGAATGGAAATCAAACTCAACCCAACTGCCAATACGACTCAGTTTGCGCATCGTAATAATGATTATCGTGGGGGTTCCTATCATATGTACCAACATAAAGACGAGAGCTATCAGCGCATCCAACAAACATTAACGACTGCCGGTGTCAATTTTCACTTTAATACGACCTTTACTGACCTGGTAATTACCAACGGAGCAGTCACTGGCGCAACAGCCATGACCGCTTCAGGTGACCAGCTAACAATCACCGCCCACGCAGTCGTTGTGGCAACCGGTGGGTACGGTGGTGATCGTGAAAAAGTTGCTCGAACCATGCACACCACGCATCTAAGAACCTTAGGTGTTCCAAATAACGGTGAAGGTCTGGCTGCTATGGTTAAAGCTGGCGGTACTGACATCGACAGCCATGCGCTCATTCATGCTGCGCAACTAGCTAAATCCCAAGTCACTCAAAAGACTTCTCAGCAACACCTTGCTGGTTTTTCCGGTAATCCATTAACCCAATTATTATTAACCCCTCAACTATGGGTCAACATGCAGGGACAACGATTCACCAACGAAGATGTGGTCTACGATACCGTTGAATGGGCGAACGCTGCTTGGTCTCAGGGTGGTCAATATCTCTTTATCGTGGATCAGGCCACGCTCAATACATTCACCACCAACCGCAATCGCGAAGAAGTGTCTCAAGCAGGACCGGGCGCAGCGACTGGCAGTGGTGACTTTACCGCATTAGCTGAAGATGCTGTCACTGGTAAAACAGCTTTTAAGGGGAACTCACTCACTGAGCTAGCCACTAATGCTGGTATGGATCCTTCAACATTGAGCCAGACCGTCGCTACTTATAATCAAGCTGTCGCGTCCAAAAACGACAGCGAATTCAGTAAGCGCTTGCAGTCCTTGGATTATTCAATTAGTGATGGTCCCTTCTACGCCTTCATCTGCCAAGCCGCCTATCTTGGTACGGTCGGTGGTGTTCGGGTCAATCGAAATCTCGCCGTTTTAGATGACGATTTCAAACCTATTCCCGGTCTTTATACTGGTGGCGCCAATGCTGGTGGTTACTATGAGGGACACAGCTATCCTGCATTTGAAGGCCTTGCCTCTGGCTTTACTTGGACGTCGGGCCGAATTGCAGGAACAAGTGCCGCGGCTTACGTCAAAGCAAAGTTCGCCACTGTCAACTAA
- the trxA gene encoding thioredoxin, giving the protein MIEPVDKTTFATVADGTALTVVDFWADWCGPCKMQEPVLEALDELYDGQVKFASLDVDQHQEIAQQFEIMSIPALVIFKNGQPAEKVVGFHPQAALKKYLDQKLAEVKPA; this is encoded by the coding sequence ATGATCGAACCAGTCGATAAGACGACTTTTGCGACGGTGGCTGATGGTACCGCGTTAACTGTGGTTGATTTTTGGGCGGATTGGTGTGGCCCTTGCAAGATGCAGGAACCAGTGCTTGAAGCGTTAGATGAACTGTACGATGGGCAAGTGAAATTTGCTTCGCTCGACGTTGATCAACATCAGGAAATTGCGCAACAATTTGAGATTATGAGTATTCCGGCGTTAGTGATATTCAAGAATGGCCAGCCCGCTGAAAAGGTGGTTGGTTTTCATCCCCAAGCAGCATTGAAGAAATATCTGGATCAAAAACTAGCCGAAGTGAAGCCTGCCTAA
- a CDS encoding C69 family dipeptidase, translating into MKKDTDCTEILVGKAASMDGSTIVARNEDGYGPINPIKFIVHEAHDQTNASYTSVTTGVTVPLPDHAYRYTATPQADQSDGQYEEAGINELNVGMSATETTATNARVLGYDPLVHDGVDEEAMVTLVLPYIKSAKEGVQRLGALIEKYGTGESNSIAFNDHDDIWLFETAGGHHWGAVRMPEDTYAIVPNQTVVQEMDLNDTDNFLGASDLVDFVEKYHLNPTPGHFNFREIFGTQSEADAYYNTPRTWYGQKLFNPEIEQNPTDQNMPLFRQPSKKLAIEDVQFFLSSHYNGTPYDPFGTFASGNAREQTRYRSIAMDRNQCSSILQIRNDVPAKQAAIQWIALGFFAYAPYVPFFTNINDTPIDYRNTTSTVSVDNVYWLSKTLSVLIEPHWHEFAETVNAYRDGCQSYARGRVAATDAAIAGNPTDFLTKANSETAAEISNRTHALFDTLVKQGLLLSKTTWEKGQNL; encoded by the coding sequence ATGAAAAAAGATACTGATTGTACCGAAATATTGGTTGGGAAAGCTGCTAGCATGGATGGTTCGACCATCGTTGCCCGCAACGAAGATGGCTACGGCCCAATTAATCCGATTAAGTTTATTGTGCACGAAGCCCACGACCAAACTAACGCCAGCTACACTTCCGTAACTACCGGCGTCACCGTTCCGCTGCCTGACCATGCCTACCGCTACACCGCAACCCCCCAAGCCGATCAAAGCGATGGGCAGTACGAGGAAGCTGGGATCAACGAATTAAATGTCGGGATGAGCGCAACTGAAACCACTGCCACCAATGCCCGCGTACTCGGTTATGATCCGCTCGTCCATGATGGCGTAGATGAAGAAGCCATGGTCACCCTCGTTTTACCCTACATTAAAAGTGCTAAGGAAGGTGTCCAACGCTTAGGTGCCCTAATTGAAAAATACGGAACTGGTGAAAGCAACAGTATCGCCTTTAACGATCACGACGATATCTGGTTGTTCGAAACCGCTGGTGGTCACCATTGGGGGGCAGTTCGGATGCCCGAAGACACCTACGCAATTGTTCCCAACCAAACCGTGGTGCAAGAGATGGATCTCAACGATACCGACAATTTCCTAGGTGCCAGTGATTTAGTGGACTTCGTTGAAAAGTATCACCTCAACCCAACACCCGGTCACTTTAATTTCCGTGAAATCTTTGGTACCCAAAGTGAGGCGGATGCTTATTACAACACTCCGCGAACATGGTATGGTCAAAAACTATTTAATCCCGAAATCGAACAGAATCCCACTGATCAAAACATGCCGCTATTCCGACAACCAAGCAAAAAATTGGCTATTGAAGACGTTCAGTTCTTCTTATCTTCACACTATAACGGGACGCCTTACGATCCATTTGGCACTTTCGCTTCTGGTAACGCCCGTGAACAAACACGTTACCGGTCTATCGCGATGGATCGCAATCAGTGCTCATCTATTCTGCAAATCCGGAATGACGTGCCTGCTAAGCAAGCCGCCATTCAATGGATCGCACTAGGTTTCTTCGCTTACGCCCCATACGTGCCCTTCTTTACCAACATCAATGACACGCCGATTGATTATCGCAATACAACTAGCACGGTCAGCGTTGATAACGTCTACTGGTTATCAAAAACGCTCTCCGTCTTGATTGAACCACACTGGCATGAATTTGCTGAAACGGTCAATGCCTATCGCGACGGGTGCCAATCATATGCCCGTGGCCGGGTTGCCGCAACCGACGCAGCCATTGCCGGCAATCCGACCGATTTCTTGACCAAAGCCAATAGCGAAACCGCCGCCGAAATTTCCAACCGGACCCATGCGTTGTTTGATACTTTGGTTAAGCAAGGGCTGTTGTTATCGAAAACGACTTGGGAAAAAGGACAAAATCTATAA
- a CDS encoding MerR family transcriptional regulator: MSTQTISPEQDSELVASVAAEQLGIKAVTLRKYSTMVEKQLNDENRFRPADNSHRLYTAADLKTFQAAIELAEQGTTLATALGRAFGAKVPTSKQPAATTTQSEKSAPATTTKSPLITTTTVDPSKMAPAAKPDGPTNAELYKQQEMIIRRLDSLSDRLNQVLDQLDQQASQAAKPWWHFWEK, from the coding sequence GTGTCCACACAAACAATCAGTCCCGAACAGGACTCCGAATTAGTCGCTTCCGTCGCCGCTGAACAACTCGGTATTAAAGCCGTGACGTTGCGCAAATATAGCACCATGGTTGAAAAACAGCTTAACGATGAAAATCGCTTCCGCCCGGCCGATAACAGTCATCGCTTATATACAGCCGCTGATTTAAAAACTTTTCAGGCGGCCATCGAACTCGCTGAACAGGGCACAACGTTAGCCACTGCGCTAGGACGGGCGTTTGGTGCTAAGGTCCCGACATCCAAACAACCGGCGGCAACGACGACTCAGTCTGAGAAATCAGCGCCTGCAACTACCACCAAGTCGCCCCTCATCACGACAACCACCGTCGATCCCAGCAAAATGGCACCAGCGGCCAAGCCAGATGGCCCGACTAATGCTGAGCTCTATAAGCAGCAAGAAATGATCATCCGGCGCTTAGATTCACTCAGTGACCGCTTAAACCAAGTCCTTGACCAACTTGATCAACAAGCCAGTCAAGCGGCCAAACCTTGGTGGCATTTCTGGGAAAAGTAG
- a CDS encoding mannitol-1-phosphate 5-dehydrogenase — MLDVHFGAGNIGRGFIGETLADNGFKITFVDVNDTLIDELNKRNGYTIELAAEGQKHIEVHDVKGINNGKDPKAVAEEIAQADMVTTAIGPKILKFIAPLIADGLKLRQADNNTTPIDIIACENMIGGSQSLKKSVYESLNEDEQAWADQNAGFPNAAVDRIVPLQKHDDPLFVSVEPFKEWVIDKSQMKNPKIQLKGVDYADDLEPYIERKLFSVNTGHATVAYTGNMKGYKTIGEAVKDDSVVDQAKHVLGETGDLLIQKWGFDPEVHHAYQKKILSRFENPYISDDIERVGRTPIRKLGFNERFIRPIRELKERGRDYSALVDTVGEMFFFNYPNDSESVKLQQLLKDEPIEQVIRETTDLKDEDLVNEIKAAYEKHLAATK; from the coding sequence ATGTTAGACGTACATTTTGGCGCAGGGAATATTGGTCGGGGCTTCATTGGCGAAACCTTGGCTGACAACGGGTTTAAGATTACTTTCGTTGATGTTAATGATACTTTGATTGACGAATTAAACAAACGGAATGGTTATACCATTGAATTGGCTGCAGAAGGTCAAAAACATATTGAAGTTCACGATGTTAAGGGTATTAACAACGGTAAGGATCCTAAGGCGGTTGCTGAAGAAATTGCCCAAGCCGATATGGTTACGACTGCGATTGGACCTAAGATCTTGAAGTTCATCGCGCCATTAATTGCTGACGGGTTAAAGTTACGGCAAGCTGACAACAATACGACACCAATTGATATCATTGCTTGTGAAAACATGATTGGCGGGAGTCAGTCATTAAAGAAATCCGTTTATGAATCATTAAATGAAGACGAACAAGCTTGGGCTGACCAAAATGCAGGCTTCCCCAATGCCGCTGTTGACCGGATCGTACCGCTTCAAAAGCATGATGATCCATTGTTCGTTTCAGTTGAACCATTCAAGGAATGGGTTATCGACAAGTCCCAGATGAAAAACCCTAAGATTCAATTAAAGGGTGTTGATTATGCTGACGACTTGGAACCATACATTGAACGGAAACTCTTCTCCGTTAATACTGGTCATGCCACCGTAGCCTATACTGGTAACATGAAGGGCTACAAGACGATTGGCGAAGCGGTCAAGGATGACAGTGTTGTTGACCAAGCTAAGCACGTTTTAGGTGAAACCGGCGACTTGTTGATTCAAAAGTGGGGCTTTGATCCTGAAGTACACCATGCTTATCAAAAGAAGATTTTGAGTCGGTTTGAAAACCCATATATCTCTGATGATATTGAACGGGTCGGCCGGACACCAATTCGGAAATTGGGTTTCAACGAACGTTTCATTCGCCCAATTCGGGAATTGAAGGAACGTGGTCGCGATTACAGCGCCTTAGTTGATACAGTTGGTGAAATGTTTTTCTTCAACTATCCTAATGATAGTGAAAGTGTTAAGTTACAACAATTATTGAAGGATGAACCAATCGAACAAGTCATTCGCGAAACAACTGACTTGAAAGATGAAGATTTAGTTAATGAAATCAAAGCTGCGTACGAAAAGCACTTAGCTGCAACAAAGTAG
- a CDS encoding BglG family transcription antiterminator, translating to MVKFTQRQDELLQLLLANPAGLSMSQIETGLNSSRRTIYREFSNLELVLANADLKIVNEKHHFQLSGSQTALAKFQSQLTAERKIAPAFDSQTRQNALACRLLMTGHSVKLKELALDFDVSVATISNDLTALATPFADYDLSIERLKSRGIQVAGTEGSIRNLFATILNNEINDYEFFKTIGKLNQGLAISASDEQSYFLNLLDAQTLIICYQAVRSLKKKYFSSVPDGQLQQLIITLTTGVMRLQHERRVTYLRGINRDDFLKYQRIALAIMTQLPAEIKTVVTGAEIDFLAQQIKGLTFRIDQDASLSNYDLQLTYRVKKFIDAVATNFNWSFGTDDRLLNNLTAHMQIALQRNGVNGPVPPTAELQEVREQYPKLYSAVVRGFATIFKDQDFTTDELTYLLIHFASTYEQQLSHQALKVLVLCPNGMTTARILKTRLMRLVPEITAIEVARIGNLGQVNLQDFDMILSTTTLPGFKLNYRVVSPLLLENEVTALREYIHQYFPSTKVIDSPVDEPTKINLDFDTVYQQMTIAKQILDRFTITPIRNDDETVAEMLVKITRHIDSNLIHDPLEVAGRLLHRLGLAPVGIPNTNLALVHTLSQEVTAPYCAIFELDQPLPFKSMDNQSIRLQRIVLMLGPANISDFENRLMGKLSALVIESQANTQTFMTGDRQQLYQLISKAFLNELTK from the coding sequence ATGGTTAAGTTTACACAACGTCAAGATGAGTTGCTACAGCTGCTACTAGCGAATCCCGCCGGCCTTTCAATGAGTCAGATTGAAACCGGTCTCAATAGTAGTCGCCGAACAATTTATCGCGAGTTCAGTAATTTGGAATTGGTATTAGCCAATGCTGATTTGAAAATTGTTAATGAGAAGCATCACTTTCAACTAAGTGGATCGCAGACGGCCCTGGCCAAGTTTCAAAGCCAATTGACAGCAGAGCGGAAGATTGCACCGGCGTTTGACTCACAAACGCGGCAAAACGCCCTAGCTTGTCGGTTACTGATGACGGGCCATTCCGTAAAATTAAAAGAACTTGCGCTTGACTTTGATGTGAGCGTTGCAACGATTTCAAACGATTTGACGGCATTAGCAACACCATTCGCTGACTACGACTTATCAATTGAACGGTTGAAGTCCCGGGGGATTCAGGTGGCTGGGACTGAGGGTAGTATTCGCAATCTGTTTGCCACCATTTTGAATAATGAAATCAACGACTACGAGTTTTTTAAAACAATCGGGAAGTTGAACCAAGGCTTAGCAATATCAGCAAGTGATGAGCAATCGTATTTTTTGAACTTACTGGACGCCCAAACGTTGATTATCTGTTATCAAGCAGTGCGAAGTTTGAAGAAAAAGTACTTTTCTTCGGTGCCGGATGGTCAGCTACAACAGTTGATCATCACGTTGACGACGGGAGTAATGCGGTTACAGCATGAACGTCGGGTCACGTATTTGCGCGGGATCAATCGGGATGATTTCTTGAAATATCAACGGATTGCTCTGGCAATTATGACCCAACTACCCGCTGAGATTAAGACGGTGGTGACGGGAGCTGAAATTGATTTTCTCGCCCAGCAAATTAAGGGCTTGACGTTTCGAATCGATCAAGACGCGTCGCTATCGAATTATGATTTGCAACTAACGTATCGGGTCAAAAAGTTTATTGACGCGGTTGCGACTAACTTTAACTGGTCGTTTGGGACGGATGACCGCTTGTTGAATAACTTGACGGCGCATATGCAAATTGCCCTACAACGTAACGGTGTTAATGGTCCCGTGCCGCCAACCGCTGAGTTACAAGAGGTCCGTGAACAGTATCCTAAGCTGTATTCGGCGGTGGTGCGCGGCTTCGCAACGATTTTTAAAGACCAGGATTTTACAACTGATGAGTTGACGTACTTGTTGATTCACTTTGCTAGTACGTATGAGCAACAGTTGAGTCACCAAGCACTCAAGGTTTTGGTCCTGTGCCCGAATGGGATGACGACGGCGCGAATTTTGAAAACGCGACTGATGCGGTTAGTACCTGAAATCACGGCTATCGAGGTTGCGCGGATTGGTAATTTAGGCCAAGTTAATTTACAAGACTTTGACATGATTTTATCCACGACAACGTTACCGGGATTTAAGTTGAATTACCGCGTTGTCAGCCCACTGTTACTAGAAAACGAAGTCACTGCCTTACGGGAATATATTCATCAGTATTTTCCAAGCACCAAAGTGATCGATTCACCGGTTGATGAGCCGACGAAAATCAACTTGGATTTTGACACCGTTTACCAACAGATGACGATTGCTAAACAGATCTTAGACCGTTTCACTATCACGCCGATTCGCAACGATGATGAGACGGTGGCCGAGATGCTAGTTAAGATCACGCGGCATATTGATTCGAACTTGATTCATGATCCGCTAGAAGTTGCGGGCCGGTTGTTACACCGCTTAGGACTGGCGCCGGTCGGTATTCCCAATACGAACTTGGCGTTGGTGCATACGTTAAGTCAGGAAGTCACCGCACCATATTGTGCGATTTTCGAACTTGACCAGCCATTACCATTTAAGAGTATGGACAACCAATCGATTCGGTTGCAGCGAATCGTCCTAATGCTCGGGCCCGCCAATATCAGCGATTTTGAAAATCGGTTGATGGGTAAGTTAAGCGCACTAGTCATTGAAAGTCAGGCCAATACGCAGACGTTTATGACTGGCGATCGCCAGCAACTTTATCAATTAATTAGTAAAGCATTTTTGAACGAACTAACGAAATAG
- a CDS encoding PTS mannitol-specific transporter subunit IIBC: protein MSENVNTNATQSAPVAKKKLGVKARVQKFGSALSNMVMPNIGAFIAWGLITAIFMAGGWWPNAGLAKMIQPMVHYLLPLLIAFTGGTLFAGHRGGVVGAIATMGVIVGSSIPMFIGAMIMGPLGGWCIKKWDDAISDKIKSGFEMLVNNFSAGIIGMLLAILGYFAIGPLVAGASAAMAAGVDWIIKMKLLPLANVFIEPAKILFLNNAINQGILTPLGIQAASSAGKSILFLLEPDPGPGLGVLLAFALFGKGTAKASAPSAIIIHFLGGIHEIYFPYVLMKPALFLAVIAGGVTGTATFSLLNVGLRSTPSPGSIISLLLMSPKSISNYIGLIIGVTLATLASFIVAAIVLKRDKSTGDDDLAAAQGKMSDMKSGNAEAASATDAEPADVIASYKDVDHIIFACDAGMGSSAMGASLLRDKVKKAGISMSVTNTAISNLKDEPGLLVITQNELADRAAQKAPHALRLAVDNFLSSPKYDQVVVNLKARDQVSDAAPASAAPQATTAAPDDLPANLDLSVVDEIVFVHHDGHLGTATMATSLMKDRVKKANKHVSVKNLGIDELADNNSLLVVSSAEAAKNLKTRYTQVQVLITDDLLSSPKYDKMVSELK, encoded by the coding sequence ATGAGTGAAAATGTAAATACGAATGCAACCCAAAGCGCTCCTGTTGCGAAAAAGAAACTGGGCGTTAAGGCACGCGTTCAAAAATTTGGGAGTGCACTAAGTAATATGGTTATGCCGAACATCGGCGCCTTCATTGCTTGGGGCTTAATTACCGCCATCTTTATGGCTGGTGGTTGGTGGCCTAATGCTGGATTAGCTAAGATGATTCAACCAATGGTCCATTATTTATTGCCATTATTGATAGCGTTTACTGGTGGGACTTTGTTTGCCGGTCATCGTGGTGGGGTCGTTGGTGCGATTGCCACTATGGGGGTCATCGTTGGTTCTTCAATCCCAATGTTTATCGGTGCCATGATTATGGGGCCTTTAGGCGGTTGGTGCATTAAGAAGTGGGATGACGCCATTTCCGATAAGATTAAGAGCGGGTTTGAAATGTTGGTTAACAACTTCTCCGCTGGGATTATCGGGATGTTACTAGCAATCCTGGGTTACTTTGCAATCGGCCCATTGGTTGCTGGTGCAAGTGCTGCTATGGCTGCCGGTGTTGACTGGATCATTAAGATGAAGCTATTGCCATTAGCCAACGTCTTCATTGAACCAGCCAAGATTTTATTCTTAAACAATGCGATTAACCAAGGTATCTTAACACCGCTTGGGATTCAGGCTGCATCTAGTGCGGGTAAGTCAATTCTGTTCTTGCTAGAACCAGATCCAGGTCCAGGTCTTGGGGTCTTATTAGCCTTTGCCTTGTTTGGTAAAGGGACTGCTAAGGCTTCTGCACCCAGTGCGATTATTATTCATTTTCTTGGTGGGATTCATGAAATTTATTTCCCATACGTATTAATGAAGCCAGCATTGTTCCTAGCTGTTATCGCTGGTGGGGTTACTGGGACAGCCACATTCAGTTTACTAAACGTTGGTTTACGTTCAACACCTTCACCTGGTTCCATTATTTCATTACTATTAATGTCACCAAAGAGTATTTCTAACTACATTGGTTTAATTATCGGGGTAACGTTAGCAACCTTAGCATCATTTATCGTTGCCGCAATTGTCTTGAAACGTGACAAGTCGACCGGTGATGATGACTTAGCCGCTGCTCAAGGTAAAATGAGCGACATGAAGAGTGGCAATGCTGAAGCTGCTAGTGCGACTGACGCTGAACCAGCTGATGTGATTGCTTCATACAAAGATGTTGACCATATTATTTTTGCCTGTGATGCCGGAATGGGATCATCCGCAATGGGGGCTTCCTTATTACGGGATAAAGTCAAGAAGGCTGGCATTAGCATGTCCGTCACCAACACGGCGATTAGCAATTTGAAAGACGAACCTGGTTTATTAGTGATTACGCAAAACGAATTAGCTGATCGGGCGGCTCAAAAAGCACCACACGCCTTACGGTTAGCCGTTGACAACTTCTTGAGTAGTCCAAAGTATGACCAAGTTGTGGTTAACTTAAAGGCTCGTGATCAAGTTAGCGATGCTGCACCTGCATCCGCAGCACCACAAGCAACGACGGCTGCACCCGACGACCTACCAGCTAACTTAGATTTGAGTGTTGTTGATGAAATTGTCTTTGTTCACCACGATGGTCATTTAGGAACAGCCACAATGGCAACGTCCTTGATGAAGGATCGGGTCAAGAAAGCCAACAAGCATGTGAGTGTTAAGAACTTAGGAATTGACGAATTGGCTGATAATAATAGTTTATTAGTTGTTTCAAGTGCAGAAGCAGCTAAAAACTTAAAGACCCGTTACACGCAGGTCCAAGTATTAATTACTGACGATCTATTGAGTTCACCTAAATATGATAAGATGGTATCAGAATTGAAATAA
- a CDS encoding helix-turn-helix domain-containing protein — translation MSHDFAELTLAGKYVALSPDDIVMVSSAQPINIINRGAPVKLSVFSERLHAPTPLNLVVVGDNPMVHDLMNAGERTLRFIVYRQLRNQITQRYFDLLTELERQDLQDVFIDYQREMTVGLLMTELLRHHEERISITDSYFPGKNIRHVNADTQSGMIFTYLVAHNADATLKETACYFGYDKNYFSRLCRRLFNKSFSEQLTFIRIELAKRMLAFSNKRIEQIAAELGYKNNSSFFTAFKREVAITPNDYREQHGYRLAHQHINDN, via the coding sequence GTGAGCCACGATTTCGCTGAATTAACATTAGCCGGAAAGTACGTGGCACTGTCCCCAGATGATATTGTAATGGTTTCATCTGCGCAGCCAATTAATATTATTAATAGGGGGGCACCAGTAAAGTTAAGTGTTTTTTCGGAACGTCTGCATGCGCCTACGCCATTAAACTTGGTGGTTGTCGGAGATAACCCAATGGTTCATGATTTAATGAATGCGGGTGAGCGGACATTGCGGTTTATTGTTTATCGCCAATTGCGAAATCAGATAACCCAACGGTACTTTGATTTGTTGACGGAGTTAGAACGGCAAGATTTGCAAGATGTTTTTATTGATTATCAACGAGAAATGACGGTGGGATTGTTAATGACGGAACTATTGCGGCATCATGAGGAACGCATCTCGATTACGGATTCTTATTTTCCTGGTAAAAATATTCGACATGTTAATGCTGATACGCAATCAGGGATGATTTTTACGTATTTAGTCGCACATAACGCAGATGCGACGTTAAAAGAAACGGCATGTTACTTTGGATATGATAAAAATTATTTTTCAAGGCTGTGTCGACGACTGTTCAACAAGAGCTTTTCGGAACAATTAACATTTATTCGTATTGAACTGGCCAAACGAATGCTGGCATTTTCTAATAAGCGAATTGAACAAATTGCAGCTGAATTAGGCTATAAAAATAATAGTAGTTTCTTTACTGCGTTCAAACGCGAAGTGGCGATAACTCCCAATGATTATCGTGAGCAGCATGGGTATCGGTTAGCACATCAGCATATCAATGATAATTAA
- a CDS encoding PTS sugar transporter subunit IIA, giving the protein MEALDKKMIALNQQVATQEEGIRLAGQLLVDGGCVEPEYIDAMQARNQDVSVYMGNFIAIPHGTEDGMKYIKKTGISVVQVPMGVSWGNPDDNDDDKTVTVIFGIAGLNGEHLNLLSQIAIYCSDVANVAKLADAQSEDEIINLLKEVD; this is encoded by the coding sequence ATGGAAGCTTTAGATAAGAAAATGATTGCGTTGAACCAGCAAGTGGCTACGCAAGAAGAAGGCATCCGCTTAGCCGGTCAACTATTGGTCGATGGCGGTTGTGTCGAACCAGAATACATTGATGCAATGCAGGCTCGTAATCAGGATGTCTCCGTATATATGGGTAATTTCATTGCCATCCCCCATGGTACTGAAGATGGCATGAAGTATATTAAAAAGACCGGGATTTCCGTGGTCCAAGTACCAATGGGTGTGAGCTGGGGTAATCCAGATGATAACGATGATGATAAGACTGTAACGGTTATCTTCGGGATCGCTGGGTTGAACGGTGAACACTTGAACCTCTTGTCTCAGATTGCCATATACTGCAGCGACGTTGCCAACGTTGCTAAGTTAGCGGACGCTCAATCTGAAGATGAAATCATAAATCTATTAAAGGAAGTTGATTAG